From the genome of Palaemon carinicauda isolate YSFRI2023 chromosome 6, ASM3689809v2, whole genome shotgun sequence, one region includes:
- the LOC137643157 gene encoding uncharacterized protein: protein MVYGDLLIVPAEYFPSVTSSYNLQRLRHIVGKFTPCRQTYKPPAKHHILTDLHSATHDFLRNGTSKPPLMPPYTGPFLVMRHNPKAFLLNICGKEDWVSFDRLKPAYLLPDDLPTVRLSRSSRPIQHLQYSNIIRSNSAIYYTISYPHWSTQNSIF from the exons atggtgtatggcgacctgttgatcGTTCCTGCCGAATATTTCCCTTCTGTGACCTCCTCCTATAATCTCCAGCGCTTACGTCAcatagtgggaaaatttactccatgccgccaaacttacaagcccccagcgaagcatcacatactgacagacttgcactctgcaacgcacgactTCCTACGCAatggcactagcaagccaccgctaatgcccccttacacaggccctttccttgtgatgcgacacaatccaaaagcattcctactaaacatttgtggcaaagaagactgggtctcctttgatCGTCTTAAAccagcttatctcctgccagatgacctgcctacagttcgcctctctagatcctcGCGCCCTATTCAACatctaca gtattccaatATTATTCGTTCTAACTCtgctatctactacactatcagctatcctcattggtCCACTCAAAACAGCATATTTTAA